A single Lancefieldella parvula DSM 20469 DNA region contains:
- a CDS encoding ECF transporter S component, whose translation MTSSHSTHATTVSSNGWSTKRIAILAMLCAAAAISTMVLQFPLIPGVTFLKYDPSGVFALLAGVAFGPAAGAIVSVLPYLLHLATESGIYGTIMAILATLTYVLPISLIVYNRSEKIKQLVLALIVGSVVSVIACILGNLLVTPIYTGMSVEAVSGLIVPALLPFNVVKVAINSIIFVVIIRSATSLFESIKNGE comes from the coding sequence ATGACATCGTCCCATTCAACTCACGCAACAACCGTATCTTCTAACGGTTGGTCTACCAAGAGAATCGCTATTCTCGCCATGCTTTGTGCTGCTGCTGCAATTAGCACTATGGTTCTTCAGTTCCCCTTAATTCCAGGTGTAACATTTTTAAAGTACGATCCGTCGGGCGTCTTTGCTCTGCTTGCTGGCGTGGCCTTTGGACCCGCTGCAGGCGCAATTGTTTCCGTACTTCCTTACCTTCTGCACCTCGCTACAGAGTCCGGAATTTACGGCACTATCATGGCAATCTTGGCAACACTTACCTACGTTTTGCCTATTTCCTTGATTGTGTACAATCGTTCCGAGAAAATCAAACAGCTGGTACTTGCCCTAATTGTGGGTAGTGTTGTCAGTGTTATTGCTTGCATTCTTGGCAACCTTTTAGTTACTCCAATCTACACCGGCATGAGCGTAGAGGCAGTAAGCGGACTGATTGTCCCCGCTCTTCTCCCCTTCAACGTGGTAAAGGTTGCTATCAACAGCATTATTTTTGTTGTTATCATACGCTCGGCTACTTCACTTTTTGAGAGCATCAAAAACGGTGAGTAA
- the murB gene encoding UDP-N-acetylmuramate dehydrogenase, giving the protein MSESGYDLQSLAGKLCSIVGEENVLVDEPMSEHTTFKVGGPADLYVIPDDPDEVKETLLAVKDAKAPYFILGYGSDLLVSDAGYRGVIIAVADGLTGVSIDDTEMTCQAGVGLKEASEMACELDLSGLEFACGIPGSVGGACFMNAGAYDGCISDVLKSVRVLLADGTFATLDASELDLGYRHSRIADEGMIVLSATFNLHRADGEKIREKMEEFTRAREEKQPLELPSAGSTFKRPEGHFVGKLVTDAGLKGYRFGGAGVSDKHAGFVVNYDNATAAEVHAVIEHVQAEVKRQFDVELYPEVRFLGE; this is encoded by the coding sequence ATGTCTGAAAGTGGCTATGACTTACAAAGCCTGGCCGGAAAGCTTTGCTCGATTGTTGGAGAAGAGAACGTCCTGGTAGACGAGCCAATGAGCGAGCACACCACCTTTAAAGTGGGTGGACCTGCGGATCTCTATGTTATCCCTGATGATCCCGATGAGGTTAAAGAGACTCTTCTTGCAGTTAAAGACGCAAAAGCTCCTTATTTTATTCTTGGATACGGCTCTGACCTGCTTGTTTCTGACGCGGGTTATCGCGGCGTCATCATTGCCGTCGCTGACGGCCTAACCGGTGTAAGCATCGACGACACCGAGATGACCTGCCAGGCTGGCGTTGGCCTTAAAGAGGCTTCCGAGATGGCCTGTGAACTGGACCTTTCTGGACTCGAGTTTGCGTGCGGCATCCCAGGTTCTGTGGGCGGCGCATGCTTCATGAACGCAGGAGCTTACGATGGCTGCATCTCTGACGTGCTCAAATCCGTCCGCGTTCTTCTCGCCGATGGCACCTTTGCTACGCTGGACGCTTCCGAGCTTGACCTGGGTTATCGCCACAGCAGAATTGCTGATGAAGGCATGATTGTGCTTTCAGCTACGTTTAATCTTCATCGTGCAGACGGCGAGAAGATCCGCGAAAAGATGGAAGAGTTCACGCGTGCTCGCGAGGAGAAGCAGCCTCTTGAGCTGCCTTCCGCTGGTTCAACTTTCAAGCGTCCCGAGGGTCACTTTGTAGGCAAGCTTGTTACGGATGCTGGTCTTAAGGGTTATCGCTTTGGTGGCGCTGGTGTTTCCGATAAGCATGCTGGTTTTGTGGTCAACTATGACAACGCTACCGCTGCCGAGGTTCATGCAGTTATCGAGCATGTCCAGGCAGAGGTTAAGCGCCAGTTTGACGTCGAACTTTATCCCGAGGTTAGGTTCCTTGGAGAGTAG
- a CDS encoding diphosphate--fructose-6-phosphate 1-phosphotransferase, producing the protein MRKIRKILIGQSGGPTVAINSSLAGIVARAHEEGIEIYGMQNGIEGFLNGRYTNLTNLFFPQENQQNRNVDQQEHIVNQQKRSVDQQEHGVDQRGADQQKHTVELLVKTPSSFLGSCRYKLPEVSEKTSFYQDIECRLTSLEIDGILYIGGNDSMDTVNKLAAYFAQHNNDISVIGIPKTIDNDLEGTDHSPGFGSSARYIATIVRELARDSEVYNKPNITIVETMGRDAGWLGAASALAREKNEEAPDFILLPEVTYDEKRLLRKTAELFEHKNSVVIVISEGVRRPDGSTLLNKSHTKMDAFGHLADQSGNALYLADLFQKHFDAKIRGINLNSLQRCAMHSSSKTDLSEAFELGKAGVDALLAHKTGCMIGLQRLSDVPYQAEIRCIPISDIANRVKSVPAEMISDDGLWITEKALAYLRPLVSNEELAFDADTRRFVSSNILPDNNGLPPFIPKLR; encoded by the coding sequence ATGCGTAAGATTAGAAAAATACTTATCGGTCAATCAGGCGGCCCAACAGTAGCAATCAATTCTTCTCTTGCAGGAATTGTCGCGCGTGCGCACGAAGAAGGCATCGAAATTTATGGCATGCAAAACGGAATTGAAGGATTTCTCAATGGTCGCTATACCAATCTGACTAACCTGTTCTTTCCACAAGAAAACCAGCAGAATCGCAACGTTGACCAGCAGGAACATATCGTCAACCAGCAGAAGCGCAGTGTTGACCAGCAGGAACACGGCGTGGACCAGCGCGGAGCTGACCAACAGAAACACACCGTAGAACTTCTCGTCAAAACGCCTTCGAGCTTTCTGGGAAGCTGTCGATACAAGCTTCCCGAAGTATCCGAAAAAACATCCTTTTACCAAGACATTGAATGCCGCCTGACCTCCCTTGAAATCGACGGCATTCTCTACATTGGCGGCAACGATTCTATGGACACCGTCAACAAGCTTGCGGCTTACTTTGCCCAGCACAACAATGACATTTCCGTCATCGGCATTCCCAAAACCATTGATAACGACCTCGAAGGCACCGATCACTCGCCGGGTTTTGGCAGCTCAGCGCGATACATCGCTACCATTGTCCGCGAACTAGCCCGCGACTCCGAGGTTTACAACAAGCCAAACATCACTATCGTCGAAACTATGGGCCGCGATGCAGGCTGGTTGGGCGCGGCTTCGGCTCTTGCTCGCGAGAAAAACGAAGAAGCTCCAGACTTTATTCTGCTCCCCGAGGTTACTTACGACGAGAAACGGCTACTTCGCAAGACGGCAGAGCTATTTGAACACAAAAACAGCGTTGTAATTGTTATCAGTGAGGGAGTTAGAAGACCCGATGGCTCAACGCTTCTGAACAAAAGTCACACAAAAATGGATGCCTTCGGCCATCTTGCAGATCAGTCCGGAAACGCCCTTTATCTGGCCGACCTTTTCCAGAAGCACTTTGACGCCAAGATTAGAGGCATCAACCTCAACTCACTGCAGCGCTGTGCCATGCATTCGTCCAGCAAAACTGATCTGTCCGAGGCGTTTGAGCTGGGAAAAGCCGGAGTAGACGCACTCCTTGCCCACAAAACTGGCTGCATGATTGGTCTGCAAAGGCTCAGCGATGTGCCATACCAAGCTGAAATCCGCTGCATCCCTATCTCGGATATTGCTAATCGAGTGAAGTCTGTACCTGCGGAAATGATCTCTGACGACGGCCTTTGGATTACCGAGAAGGCCCTCGCGTATCTTCGTCCTCTTGTCTCTAATGAAGAACTAGCTTTTGACGCAGATACCAGGAGATTTGTCAGCAGCAACATCTTGCCCGACAATAACGGTCTGCCACCATTTATCCCAAAGCTAAGATAA